A genomic window from Alkalihalobacillus sp. AL-G includes:
- the selB gene encoding selenocysteine-specific translation elongation factor: MPDTFFTIGMAGHIDHGKTALTKALTNIDTDRLKEEKERSISIEPGFAPIELGDGYNVSIIDVPGHEKFIRQMIAGVAGIDLVILVVAGDEGVMPQTKEHVEILNYLGIEHAVITVTKKDKVDPEMLDLVTEDIQTELTGSVLEHAPLYFVDSISKTGIEDLISGIKQTLPKVSKRNAASPFRMPIDQSFTLRGKGAIVRGTVFDGTVQEGDSLTLLPQNKTVRVKQLQVHKQNVHKAVAGQRTAINLGGITAGAIDRGDILTKNSTVTPSKTIDLVLNVQDVPEHPLKQRSRVKFHTGTSEVMGTIVFFDRNELTESTTDEVLCQIRLDEPVAVMREDRFIVRRPSPVETIGGGWILNPHGAKYRFGQGTIDTLKQKKEGTPEERIISTLEKMKLATIEDISKEVGEPRQEIETNIVSLLDQNKVISLNATSYALVEGLIRVSEWLTQELMEYHHQYPMRTGRQKAEIVQELKGQLPTLLIEFVIEQLKTDQKIRKEGPLLSMYNHKPSYPEKWQKRFRNVVEQLKNAGIKHEGLRSIFDQQSIPEEYYSEFENYLLETGSVIVMEDSTFVHRNVFVDTIEKLHNHVPNLFTVQDAKSILDLSRKYCIMLLEKMDDLGVTVRVENERKWVPHKLDSYISRK, encoded by the coding sequence GACCGGTTGAAAGAAGAAAAGGAACGAAGCATTTCAATTGAGCCGGGATTTGCGCCAATTGAACTTGGTGATGGGTACAATGTTTCAATCATAGATGTACCCGGTCATGAAAAATTCATTCGACAGATGATTGCTGGTGTGGCAGGAATTGATCTTGTTATATTAGTTGTGGCTGGTGATGAAGGTGTGATGCCGCAGACGAAAGAACATGTGGAAATCCTTAATTATTTAGGTATCGAACATGCGGTTATCACTGTGACGAAAAAGGACAAGGTTGATCCGGAAATGCTGGATCTTGTAACGGAAGACATCCAAACCGAGTTGACTGGATCAGTATTGGAACATGCACCGCTTTATTTTGTTGACAGTATATCTAAAACAGGGATAGAAGATCTAATAAGTGGAATCAAGCAAACTTTACCTAAAGTGTCAAAACGGAATGCAGCCTCCCCGTTTCGTATGCCAATAGATCAATCGTTTACATTGCGGGGAAAAGGGGCGATTGTAAGAGGGACAGTCTTTGATGGGACTGTACAGGAAGGTGATTCACTCACTTTACTTCCTCAGAACAAGACTGTTCGAGTAAAACAGCTACAAGTACATAAACAAAACGTTCATAAAGCCGTTGCAGGTCAGCGGACAGCTATTAATCTCGGTGGTATCACGGCTGGTGCAATAGATCGAGGGGACATTCTGACGAAAAATTCAACCGTTACTCCCAGCAAAACGATCGATCTCGTTTTAAACGTACAAGATGTCCCTGAACATCCATTAAAACAGCGATCACGAGTTAAATTCCATACAGGAACATCTGAAGTAATGGGAACAATTGTATTTTTTGACCGTAATGAGTTGACTGAATCAACAACAGATGAAGTCCTTTGCCAGATCCGTTTAGATGAACCAGTAGCGGTGATGAGAGAGGATCGGTTTATTGTACGGAGACCTTCACCCGTTGAAACGATTGGTGGCGGATGGATACTCAATCCACATGGTGCTAAGTACAGGTTTGGACAAGGTACTATTGATACACTAAAACAGAAAAAAGAAGGCACACCTGAGGAAAGGATAATAAGCACTCTTGAGAAAATGAAACTCGCTACAATAGAGGATATTAGTAAAGAAGTGGGTGAACCGAGACAAGAAATAGAAACGAATATTGTTTCTTTACTGGATCAAAACAAGGTGATCTCGCTGAACGCAACTTCCTATGCTTTAGTTGAAGGTTTAATCCGAGTAAGTGAATGGTTGACTCAGGAACTAATGGAGTATCATCACCAGTATCCAATGCGGACCGGACGCCAAAAAGCAGAAATTGTACAGGAATTGAAAGGACAACTCCCAACATTGCTTATCGAATTTGTCATCGAACAGCTCAAAACAGACCAGAAGATCCGAAAAGAGGGTCCTCTCCTTTCTATGTATAATCACAAACCGTCCTACCCTGAAAAGTGGCAGAAACGGTTTAGAAATGTCGTTGAACAATTGAAAAATGCAGGGATAAAACATGAAGGACTACGATCCATATTTGATCAACAATCGATTCCAGAAGAATACTATTCAGAGTTTGAAAACTATTTACTTGAAACCGGAAGTGTAATCGTAATGGAAGATAGTACATTCGTGCATCGCAATGTTTTTGTCGATACGATAGAAAAGCTGCATAATCATGTCCCAAATCTTTTTACTGTGCAAGATGCAAAGTCTATCCTTGATCTTTCGCGAAAGTACTGCATTATGCTGCTTGAAAAGATGGATGATCTAGGTGTTACGGTTCGGGTCGAAAATGAACGAAAGTGGGTGCCTCATAAACTTGACTCATACATCTCTAGAAAGTAA
- a CDS encoding glycosyltransferase: protein MTHTSLESKQTRIGFWTPYLKSKRGNSTTALRIVTGLRGAGYDVEVFSYEEETWNKESIERMGTCDLFHILHFYRFSMWQIHNGFGLTKPYVVTSGGTDVHQNIHNPDQREQMNALLNNASAITVFTKDAATVVEDVYPSARGSISVIPQSVWLPERTNYQGLQLESGFPKLLLPAGLRSVKDVFYVFGALKLLQTRYPMIKFTIVGESLEEDILREVKTHEEAYPWFRYISGIPLGAMHQMYEWADVVINTSITEGQPLALMEAMAFGVPVLARDNAGNRSLVDDGADGLMFCNPSEFTEQFVRLIDDEKLYKDISSHAKDKASSKFSLDFEIKQYEEKYKLIRGV from the coding sequence TTGACTCATACATCTCTAGAAAGTAAACAAACTAGAATTGGTTTTTGGACCCCATATTTAAAAAGCAAACGGGGAAACTCAACGACAGCATTGAGAATTGTCACTGGTCTTCGGGGAGCAGGCTATGATGTAGAAGTATTTTCATACGAAGAGGAAACGTGGAATAAAGAAAGTATAGAACGGATGGGCACTTGTGATCTTTTTCATATTTTGCATTTTTATCGCTTTTCAATGTGGCAAATCCATAATGGTTTTGGTTTAACCAAGCCTTATGTGGTTACTTCGGGTGGAACCGATGTCCATCAAAATATCCACAATCCTGATCAAAGGGAGCAAATGAATGCACTTCTCAACAACGCAAGTGCGATTACTGTATTTACGAAAGATGCAGCCACCGTTGTTGAAGATGTTTATCCTAGCGCACGAGGGAGCATATCAGTGATTCCGCAAAGTGTTTGGCTGCCGGAAAGGACCAATTATCAAGGGTTACAACTTGAATCCGGTTTTCCGAAACTACTGCTCCCGGCAGGACTTCGATCAGTGAAAGATGTTTTTTATGTTTTTGGAGCATTAAAGTTGCTACAAACCCGCTATCCTATGATAAAATTTACTATCGTCGGAGAGTCTTTAGAAGAAGATATATTGCGAGAAGTTAAAACTCATGAAGAGGCTTATCCTTGGTTCCGTTACATAAGTGGCATTCCGCTAGGAGCTATGCATCAAATGTATGAATGGGCAGATGTCGTCATTAATACCTCGATAACTGAGGGGCAGCCACTTGCTTTAATGGAAGCGATGGCCTTCGGGGTGCCTGTTTTAGCGAGGGATAATGCAGGTAATCGTAGTTTGGTTGATGACGGTGCAGATGGTCTAATGTTTTGTAATCCTAGTGAATTTACGGAGCAATTTGTAAGGTTGATTGATGATGAAAAGTTATATAAGGACATATCTAGCCATGCAAAAGATAAGGCAAGTAGTAAGTTTAGCTTAGATTTTGAAATCAAACAATATGAAGAGAAGTACAAATTAATAAGAGGTGTATGA
- the phnD gene encoding phosphate/phosphite/phosphonate ABC transporter substrate-binding protein: MKKVTSILFAVILLVALAACGGGNSDGASGDGDKEKLTIGVIPAQTEGEMQGAMDKLQKLLSDELDRSVSIETYPDYNGVVEAMNYDNIDMAFFGPLTYVIAHEKSGAKAIITQLVDGEPFYHSFMITHKDTPYESLDDIVKNSKKVDFAFGDPSSTSGSLIPSIELKDRGVYTSQSDHEFKTIRFTGSHDATALSIQNQEVTVGAIDSAIYNQLVESGKIKGDKLKVIWKSEELFQYPWAVNKNMDEDLIKKLQNIFVDIKDEEILNAFGASGFTKASNEDYASIRKAAVKQGIIKE, translated from the coding sequence ATGAAAAAGGTTACGAGTATTTTATTTGCAGTTATATTGTTGGTTGCACTTGCGGCTTGTGGTGGAGGAAACTCAGATGGTGCAAGCGGTGACGGTGATAAGGAAAAGCTGACCATCGGCGTCATTCCTGCACAGACCGAAGGGGAGATGCAGGGGGCGATGGATAAGCTTCAAAAGCTTTTATCCGATGAACTAGATCGTTCTGTATCGATTGAAACCTACCCGGATTATAACGGTGTCGTGGAAGCGATGAACTATGACAATATCGATATGGCGTTCTTTGGACCACTCACCTATGTTATTGCTCATGAAAAAAGTGGTGCAAAAGCAATCATCACGCAGCTTGTCGATGGGGAACCGTTTTACCATTCGTTTATGATCACTCACAAAGATACACCCTATGAATCCTTAGATGATATTGTGAAAAATAGTAAAAAAGTCGATTTTGCTTTTGGTGACCCAAGTTCAACCTCTGGTTCATTGATTCCGAGTATTGAATTAAAGGATCGTGGAGTGTACACGTCTCAAAGCGACCATGAGTTTAAAACGATTCGTTTCACAGGTTCTCATGATGCGACAGCATTATCAATACAAAATCAGGAAGTAACCGTAGGTGCGATTGACAGTGCCATCTATAATCAGCTTGTCGAATCGGGAAAGATTAAGGGAGACAAGCTTAAAGTCATCTGGAAATCGGAAGAATTGTTCCAATACCCGTGGGCTGTTAACAAAAACATGGACGAAGACCTGATCAAAAAACTTCAGAACATATTTGTCGATATAAAAGACGAAGAAATTTTAAATGCCTTTGGAGCATCTGGATTTACGAAAGCAAGCAACGAGGATTACGCAAGTATCCGAAAGGCAGCAGTCAAGCAGGGCATTATTAAGGAGTAG